A single Phoenix dactylifera cultivar Barhee BC4 chromosome 1, palm_55x_up_171113_PBpolish2nd_filt_p, whole genome shotgun sequence DNA region contains:
- the LOC120110511 gene encoding LOW QUALITY PROTEIN: GATA transcription factor 20-like (The sequence of the model RefSeq protein was modified relative to this genomic sequence to represent the inferred CDS: inserted 2 bases in 2 codons; deleted 1 base in 1 codon), translated as MSENPNPPVDVKPAAGGRFPGHHIHKPVAAHHVLPVVAMPAQVDDGRGGGGESQLIAAADAQALQQDPQAVIAHQVGGNQLTLSFQGEVYVFDSVSPEKVQAVLLLXGGREMNVALNSFQSSPHMHNRRINFPHRVASLMRFREKRKERNFDKRIRYXVRKEVALRMQRNKGQFISSKSKPEDSTSGVTSWDTTQQWGSQENRPPAASACHHCGISPKSTPMMRRGPDGPRTLCNACGLVWANKGIMRDLSKNPSPTIPNALAEPKEGNNSAEPGAAQPLAMTANGHDSS; from the exons ATGAGCGAAAACCCTAACCCACCAGTGGACGTGaagccggcggccggcggccgctTCCCGGGCCATCACATCCATAAGCCGGTGGCTGCCCACCATGTCCTCCCGGTCGTGGCGATGCCGGCGCAGGTAGACGACGGCCGTGGAGGCGGCGGAGAGTCGCAGTTGATTGCCGCTGCCGACGCGCAGGCTCTCCAGCA GGACCCTCAAGCGGTGATTGCCCACCAAGTTGGTGGCAACCAGCTCACACTTTCGTTCCAGGGTGAGGTCTATGTGTTCGACTCCGTCTCCCCCGAAAAG GTTCAGGCCGTGCTCCTGT CTGGAGGGCGCGAGATGAAcgttgctttaaattcttttcAATCATCTCCCCATATGCATAATAgg CGCATAAACTTTCCTCACAGAGTCGCATCGCTGATGAGG TTTCGCGAGAAGAGGAAAGAGCGAAACTTTGACAAGAGAATACGAT ATGTTCGCAAAGAGGTTGCCCTCAG GATGCAACGAAACAAGGGCCAATTCATATCATCCAAATCCAAGCCTGAAGATTCAACATCTGGTGTTACCAGTTGGGATACTACCCAGCAATGGGGTTCACAGGAGAATCGGCCGCCTGCAGCATCTGC ATGCCATCATTGTGGCATTAGTCCAAAGTCTACACCAATGATGCGCCGTGGACCTGATGGACCAAGGACCTTATGCAATGCATGTGGACTAGTGTGGGCAAATAAG GGAATAATGAGGGATCTTTCAAAAAATCCATCTCCAACCATTCCAAATGCCTTAGCAGAACCCAAGGAAGGG AATAATTCTGCTGAACCAGGAGCCGCACAACCACTTGCGATGACTGCCAATGGTCATGATTCATCATGA